GGGTGGCCCCGGCAGCTCGTGTCCCGTGTGGATGGCACGTGGCATGGCCTTAGCTCCCGGGGGACGGGGGATCACGGAAAGGAGTGAGGCGGGCGCTTTGAAAAGACCAGCAGCAAAGACACGTGGGGACGCCGTTGAGAGCGGCCGGCGTGATTCCCAGGCTGTTTTCAGGCCGCTGTTCCGCAGGGGGTGCCTGCGGGAAAGGCGCAGCTGGGCGGATCTGTGCTTCCGAGGGAATCCCTGACACTGTCACCTGTTACGACTGCCCTTAATGTACTGTCCTGGGGCAGGAGCTGACCTTCAGGACTTGGGGAGACAGGGCGGCTGAGAAACTGTCCTTAGGTTATTCTAGCTGCTGTTCTTGTGGGTTTTaaaaacaggtttaaaaaataacCCACACCATTTTAAACATGAGCCTGATGCCAAAGCCCTGCTGGCTTTTGGGAAATACACGcacgtatgtacacacacacacacgtatgagCTTCCTGGGGCTGCCGTGACATCGTGCCGCCGGCTGAGAGGCGCACAGGACAGGAGTCGATCGTCTCTCAGCCCCGCAGGCGGGAGTCCGAGGTCCGGGGGTCGGGGGGCTGGCTTCTCCGTGGCTGTCTCGCTGGTGACCCGTAGCCTCTGCGGGTGGTGTGTCTGGGTCCAAATTTAACTTGTTGGTTGACGAGAGCTGGATTTTCCCCTTACTGCTagagaaatacatgtttattttagaaGTTGTAGAGAAGCAGCAAAGAAGAAAGTGGAAGTCACCCGAAAGCCAGTCACGCAGGAGGGGCGCTGACTCGGTGCCAGGCCACCGCTGCTCCTTCCCGGGTCCACCCGCCCCTGGCGGCCGAGGGTCCTGAACTGTGTGTACATGGCAGCGTGTGCCCCCTCGGCGCTGTGCGCCGTGAATTTCCCCAGATGGGCTCTATCACGAGATTCCACTTCAACGTCCCCGAGCGTCGGACCACGCGCCTTACCGTCCTTAGGAAGTGTGGTCACTGGTGTAGTTTCCCCCCCGATACAGTTTCATGAACACGAGGCCCTGGCTTGTTCTAAGGCAGGATTCATGGGCCCAACTACACGTGTCACTAGATGGCAGAGCCTTAGACGCTGTAGCTCCACTGAAAGGTCGTTCCAGAATCAGGCAAGTTTTAGGGAAGAGCCAGGAAAACGGAAAGTTAGCAGTTAGCCAGGCGATTACAGAATCTGCAGGTGGTTTAGACCTCAGTgagtttcttttgttcttttgtctcATTTCAGGGAATGAACTTTATAGCGGGGTATCTGATTCTGGTGACAAAGAGTGAGGAGGAGTCCTTTTGGCTGTTGGACGCCCTTGTTGGCAGGATACTCCCGGGTACGTTGAATCCTCGCGGTAAGAGTGGAACTGTCGCTTTCTGGTGTTGCCGAAACAATGCCACTGACAAGTCAAGACGTGACGAAACAGAAGGAACTGTCTGAGAGTTGAGGTCGAAAACCTTCTTGCAATTGAGTTGAGACAGGAGCGCGCAAGATGCAGGGTCCCAGCAGGCGGCGCTGCATCTCGGGGCCTGGACGCGGCTGAGCCGGGCTCCCGGCTCCTGATCCCGGTCTGCGCCGCTGGCGTCTGGACCGTGGGGGTCGTCGCGGCCGTAGTGAGCAGACAGGCGAGCGGCCGGGCTTCTGTAGCCTTCGTTGCTGGGCTCGTGAATGGCCGTGAGCGCAGTGACTGTCAGCTGTTCTGGTTACTGCTCTCGAGGTGAAGATCGTTCCTCTCGTGCGTTTCTGCTTTTCTATTTGTTATTGAACATTAATTGTTTTAGTTAATAAACCGCCACCGATTTCTGTGACACGCCGCGTAGATGGTGAGCTGCAGAGTAGGGTCCCTTCGGGACAGGAAGTGGCCGGAGCCGTCTGGGGTGGGAGAGGACTTGGGCAGACGTGACCTCCCCAGCCACGATGGCGGCGATTGGTCCAGCCGCTGGCAAAGTCCTGGTGACTGCGGACGGGCCCCGGCTGCCCACGCGGCGAGCCCTGGTGGTCTCGTCTGCTGTGCCCGCCTCCCgtttccttccccctcctctgccacccGCCTTCCCGGGTCGGCCCGGGCTCAGCCCAGGACCCCCCGGAGAGCAGCCGCCCGTCCTGGGGGCTGCGTGTTCAGATTTGAGGGCAGCGGGGCCCGTCCAGGCTCCGGGCTCGCCTGCACCCGCTCTCGTCTGATCCACGGAGCCCCCACACCACACACGCCACCCGCTGAGCCCCGTTCACGGACGGCGGCCCGAGACCTGGGCTCAGATCCACAGCTCTGTGCCCCCAGGAGGTGAGCCTGGGCAGTGCCGGGAAGCGGGGGCCTCTCCTCAGGCTTGTGCCGCTGTTAGCAAAGGCTGGGGGGATGCCGCCCGCGGGGGACGGAGGACGGAGGGGGCAGCTGCCCTGGCTTCATGGCGGAGCCGGAACGGCCGTCAGGGGAGAAGATGGACAGGCTTCCAGACAAAACGTTAACACGGCTCTGTGGTCACCGTTTGCTCAGTTAGGTCAGAGACGGCATTATGATGAACGTTCCCACCGTGACCAATTCCAGGTGCTCTTTGGGGGTTTGGGGAACATCAGGGCACAAAGCCTAAAAGCCTGGTGGCGACAGCAGCGGGACCGAGATAAACAGAGGCCGTAAGGGCCGacctagagaaacagaaaagcaacGCTCCGTGTGGCCCCCTGGGGGTAGTGCATTACACAGACTTATTTTTAAGACCGTAAGATGTCATTTCTGATAATTATTAGGTTCAGTCAAACTAAACTACAATGCAATCAGGCCCATTCTTCTGCAAGGACAGGGCGTCGTGGCCGGGCTTAGATCACAGGATGGCCCAGACCTAAAATGGCTTCTTTTACGTCAAGAAAGTTATGTCTGGGTCTCCTCCTCCGGGGAACCCCTGCCCTATCTGCCCTCAgactgctgagcctgcagagATGCAGAGAAGGGACGGGAGGTGTGATGGGCTGGGCCAGCTCGGGATGTCACATTGGTGATGAGTCAGCCCATTAATGAACGAACACACTTGCGTCCTGAGAGCCGGTCTGACCTGTTTCCCCTTGAGACACAGGGGAGCCGGGTGACGATTGCCCCTCCCGGGAGCAGCCCCGCTGAAGCCAGAAGGTGTGGCCCAGACAAGGGCGGGCAGGGCTCATTCTGGGGGCGACAGTACCTGGGGCTCCCCGTGCCCACCTGCCCCCGCAGCAGCACTCCCCCTCTCCACGTGCTGACACAGCCGTTGGGCTGTTTGCAAAGTGGGGCGACCCCGGGAGAGGCCTGACTCGGGGAGAAGGTCCTTGGCGTCTGTGCGCAGGCCGGCCAGGCTGAGGGGGGGCTGCAGGCGGGGCCTGGCCCTTGGGGTTTGCCATCGGCGGCTCACAGCAGACCGGGGCACGGGGGTGTCAGCGACCCTCCTGTGACTGGCTCAGGCCTGTGGCGGTTTTGGGGTGTGACCTTGACTATTTTGGGAGCTGCCGTAAGCCTGTCTGTAACCGAGAACGAGGCCGTGCTGTGCTCACGGCTCCGCAAATCCGCTGTCTCCGCCGCGCTCGCCTGAGACGGCTCAGCACCCTGCAGGATGGGGAGCAGAGCCTGCCCCTTTCCCCCAGGACCGGAGCCAGAGCGCTGCTGGTTGAGAGGACAGGACAGCCAGCGGCGCTAGGGTTTAGGAACGGAAGTGAGAGGAGGGTATGGGAGGGAAGGAAGTTTCAGTCCCAGGTATTTATAGCTGAACAGGCTTCTAGGAACTGATTTCTGGGGTCTTTAGTACTGAGCGCGGTTTAGCGTGTGCACGCGCTCTGAAAACCAGCGGTGTGACCATGATGTCGTGTCTATACTCATAATGATTCTATTTTAACCCAAATACTTAAGTAACAAAAACGTCTTTCCCTTTGCCGTGGTGAATGACCAAACTGTGTGTGGTAGCGGGCACAGAACAAGTACCaagttttcctattttattttattattttttaaaatttttatttattttatttatttatttttggccgtgttgggtcttcattgctgcgcgtgggctttccctaattgcggcgagcaggggctactcttcattgcggtgcgcgggcttctcattgccgtggcttctcttgttgtgaagcacggctctaggcacgcgggcttcagtagtggcttgcaggctcagtagttctggctcgtgggctctagagcacaggctcagcagttgtggcacacgggcttagttgctccgcagcatgtgggatcttcctggacagggcttgaacccgtgtcccctgccttggcaggtggattcttaaccactgcgccaccagggaagcccccctgttttattattttattttgttcctatttttataGCAAAGTTTAAGCATTAAGATTTATTATAATACATCACATTAAGCTAGAAAATTCCTTGGCAAGGAAGTGTCCATTCAAAAGACAGTCACGCGGTTGGAAGCATTGGTCTGTCTGATGCTGTCCTGTAACGTTCACCTGCATCTTCTCCATGAGAGGAAAATAGGACACGTGACACAAGAGGGGTGGTGTTCTGTGCTAGGGGGGTGCCCAGGCCACTTTGGGGGGGCCAGGACGCTCACACGTTCAGTTTCCCGTCCATCCATTGACGGACACTTGGTTGTACCCACTGTTGGCTGCCTGATCGTGGGTTGCAAACGTCCCCGCTTTCCATCAGGTTGTGACAGATGCCCAGTGGGGCACCGCTGTCTGGAGCGCTGGGACCCAGGGCCCCACTCTGGGCATTGCTCCCAGGAATTCCTGCATCCCTGTGGCTGGGATCGTGCCCTGGGTCGTCCTCTGGAAAGGGTCTCTGGGCGTGGCCCCCCTCTCACGGCTCAGGGGGAACGAGGGTCACGGTTGTCAGGGGCTGTGGTTTGCGGGGTCCACGTCCCCGCTTCTCCGCTGTCCCCGTGCAGATTACTACAGCCCCTCGATGCTGGGCCTGAAGACGGACCAGGAGGTCCTCGGGGAGCTGGTGAGGACCAAGCTGCCGGCGGTGGCGGCCCTGATGGACAGTCATGGCCTGCTGTGGACCCTGGTCGTGTCGCGCTGGTTCATCTGCCTGTTTGTGGACGTCCTGCCCATGGAGGTGAGGGCGCCTGGCGCGGACTGGGGCCGACTAGGCGGCCACGCGCTGACCCGCTGTCTCTTCCTCTGCAGACCGTGCTTCGCATCTGGGATTGTCTGTTCAACGAGGGCTCCAAGATCATCTTCCGGGTGGCGCTGACCCTCATCAAGCAACATCAGGCCTTGATCTTGGAAGCCACCAGCGTCCCTGACATCTGTGAGAAGTTCAAGGAGATCACCAGAGGGAGCTTCGTGACCGAATGCCACACCTTCATGCAGGTGGGTGTCGGCGCCCTGCTGGCCTTCCTGCGTGGTCTGCCCGGCCCTCCCCCCTAAGCAGCCCAGGGAGGGGCTCCAGCCCTTCCAGGCCAGCTTCTCCTGGAGCCCGGGGCGCCCGGCAGACCCGGGGTGCTCACCCTTGCTCCCCTCCTGCGCCGTCAGCCCAGGGGTGGGGCCGGGTGCCACCTGGGGCCCCCCAGGGAGCCCCGTTGGATCCACACCTTGGTTTCTCCCGGGCCTGGGAGGTGACCGCCCCCATCCCAGGCTTTCCCGATGACCCGGTCTACACCGGGCCCCCCATTTCTGTTCAGCCGTACGCCTGT
This sequence is a window from Balaenoptera acutorostrata chromosome 18, mBalAcu1.1, whole genome shotgun sequence. Protein-coding genes within it:
- the GRTP1 gene encoding growth hormone-regulated TBC protein 1 isoform X2, producing MGVSGAQAQMDRNPGYYRHLLQGERDDSLEEAIRTDMNRTFPDNVRFRKGSEPCLQRTLYNVLLAYGHHNRGVGYCQGMNFIAGYLILVTKSEEESFWLLDALVGRILPDYYSPSMLGLKTDQEVLGELVRTKLPAVAALMDSHGLLWTLVVSRWFICLFVDVLPMETVLRIWDCLFNEGSKIIFRVALTLIKQHQALILEATSVPDICEKFKEITRGSFVTECHTFMQKIFSEPGSLSRAGIARLRERCRARLLAQG
- the GRTP1 gene encoding growth hormone-regulated TBC protein 1 isoform X3; this encodes MTLKRYIRKGVPLEHRARVWMGVSGAQAQMDRNPGYYRHLLQGERDDSLEEAIRTDMNRTFPDNVRFRKGSEPCLQRTLYNVLLAYGHHNRGVGYCQGMNFIAGYLILVTKSEEESFWLLDALVGRILPDYYSPSMLGLKTDQEVLGELVRTKLPAVAALMDSHGLLWTLVVSRWFICLFVDVLPMETVLRIWDCLFNEGSKIIFRVALTLIKQHQALILEATSVPDICEKFKEITRGSFVTECHTFMQKIFSEPGSLSRAGIARLRERCRARLLAQG